One region of Quercus lobata isolate SW786 chromosome 2, ValleyOak3.0 Primary Assembly, whole genome shotgun sequence genomic DNA includes:
- the LOC115977406 gene encoding xyloglucan endotransglucosylase/hydrolase protein 22-like: MASFPSTFPVMLMISTLMLGSLILSASASNLYQDFDITWGDGRAKILNSGELLTLSLDKTSGSGFQSKNEFLFGKIDMQLKLVPGNSAGTVTAYYLSSKGSTWDEIDFEFLGNLSGDPYIIHTNVFSQGKGNREQQFYLWFDPSADFHTYSILWNPQRIIFSVDGTPIREFKNLESIGVPFPKNQAMRIYSSLWNADDWATRGGLVKTDWTQAPFTASYRNFNANACVWSSGVSSCSSSSPSSASTSNAWLSQELDSTSQDRLKWVQKNYMIYNYCTDTKRFPQGLSLECTKS, encoded by the exons ATGGCTTCTTTTCCTTCAACATTTCCAGTGATGCTGATGATCAGTACTCTTATGCTTGGTTCTTTAATATTGTCTGCCTCTGCTAGTAACTTGTACCAAGATTTTGATATTACATGGGGTGATGGCCGTGCTAAGATACTCAACAGTGGCGAGCTTCTTACTCTCTCCCTTGACAAAACCTCTGGCTCTGGATTCCAATCCAAGAATGAATTCTTATTCGGAAAGATTGATATGCAACTCAAGCTTGTCCCTGGAAACTCTGCAGGCACAGTCACTGCCTACTAT TTATCCTCAAAAGGGTCAacatgggatgagatagacttTGAGTTCCTTGGCAATTTGAGTGGTGATCCTTACATCATTCACACCAATGTGTTCAGCCAAGGCAAGGGCAACAGAGAGCAGCAATTCTATCTCTGGTTTGACCCAAGTGCAGATTTCCACACCTATTCTATCCTTTGGAACCCCCAGCGCATCAT TTTCTCTGTGGATGGCACTCCCATAAGAGAGTTCAAGAACCTGGAGTCAATTGGTGTACCATTCCCAAAGAACCAGGCAATGAGGATCTACTCTAGCCTGTGGAATGCTGATGACTGGGCCACAAGGGGTGGGCTAGTCAAGACAGACTGGACACAAGCTCCTTTCACTGCCTCCTATAGGAACTTCAATGCCAATGCATGTGTTTGGTCCTCTGGAGTATCATCCTGCAGCTCAAGCTCTCCCTCTTCTGCATCCACTAGCAATGCGTGGCTCTCACAAGAGTTGGACTCAACTAGTCAAGACAGGCTGAAATGGGTTCAGAAGAACTACATGATATACAATTACTGCACAGATACAAAGAGATTCCCCCAAGGCCTCTCTCTAGAATGCACCAAGTCATAG
- the LOC115977407 gene encoding probable xyloglucan endotransglucosylase/hydrolase protein 23, translated as MHHNLHQPNIISLPSQPSSVPPSSIIITITKENLSMAPSSSTLKLLLTFLASYALVAYAGSLNQNFDVTWGDGRGKILNNGGLLTLSLDRASGSGFQSRNEFLFGKIDMQLKLVPGNSAGTVTAYYLSSKGSTWDEIDFEFLGNLSGDPYILHTNIFTQGKGNREQQFYLWFDPTSNFHTYSVLWNPQVIIFSVDGTPIRKFKNSESIGIPFPKKQPMRLYSSLWNADDWATRGGLVKTDWTQAPFTASYRNFNAKACLWSSGSSSCSSKSPSSRTSNNNTWMKEDLDTTSQARLKWVQKNYMIYNYCTDTKRFPQGFPPECAITNA; from the exons ATGCACCACAATCTTCACCAACCCAACATTATTTCTCTCCCATCTCAACCCTCTTCTGTCCCAccctcatcaataataataacaataacaaaagaaaatctcTCCATGGCTCCCTCTTCTTCAACATTGAAGCTGTTACTAACTTTCTTGGCTAGCTATGCTTTGGTTGCCTATGCAGGTAGCCTTAATCAGAACTTTGATGTCACTTGGGGTGATGGTCGTGGTAAGATACTCAACAATGGGGGACTTCTTACTCTCTCACTTGATAGGGCCTCTGGCTCTGGCTTTCAATCCAGGAATGAATTTCTCTTTGGTAAGATTGACATGCAGCTCAAACTTGTCCCTGGAAACTCTGCAGGCACAGTAACTGCATACTAT TTATCTTCAAAAGGGTCAacatgggatgagatagacttTGAATTCTTGGGTAATCTAAGCGGTGATCCTTACATTCTTCACACTAACATATTCACCCAAGGCAAAGGAAACAGAGAGCAACAATTCTACCTTTGGTTTGACCCCACGTCTAATTTCCACACCTACTCTGTTCTTTGGAATCCACAAGTCATCAT CTTCTCTGTGGATGGTACTCCCATTAGAAAGTTCAAGAACTCTGAGTCAATTGGCATTCCATTCCCAAAGAAACAGCCCATGAGGTTATACTCTAGCCTCTGGAACGCAGACGATTGGGCAACAAGAGGAGGGCTTGTGAAGACAGATTGGACACAAGCTCCCTTTACTGCATCATATAGGAACTTCAATGCCAAAGCATGTTTATGGTCTTCTGGTTCATCTTCTTGTAGTTCAAAGTCTCCATCTTCAAGAACTTCCAACAATAATACATGGATGAAAGAAGATTTGGATACCACAAGCCAAGCCAGGCTGAAGTGGGTGCAGAAAAATTACATGATTTATAACTACTGCACAGACACCAAACGCTTCCCACAGGGCTTTCCTCCAGAGTGTGCCATTACCAATGCATAG